From the genome of Oryza glaberrima chromosome 1, OglaRS2, whole genome shotgun sequence:
atactagtagtagtagctgttttgcagagggaaaaaaaaatacaaacattttACTCCTACCTGTTTCTATAAATCAATCTCTGTGCAAAACAAAACCGTAAAGGATTGCATGTACTTGTCTTTCAAAAATCCAACTTCTAAAGACAAACCTGAACGAGTATCTATCTATAGTTATCTCAGAATGTTATTGTTTTAGAGATACCCCTAGTATAGTACTAGTATCATAAATTCCTATGGTGCTCATATATAAAGGAACCTAAAGGCAAATACGCAGtattaacaaaataaaacactccaaaaatatactagtactaaAAGTAAAAATACTCACTCAGCTCCAACTGTTACCGGAGTAAAAATGAGCAAAGATTGAAGAGAAAAGGGTCACACAGTTAAAAGGCCTAAAATCAGCAAAACTGATCTTCTGGAACTGAATAACAAATCTGAACAAAGATTCAGAGACTACTGCTGCACGTTCAGGTAGTTGAGTTGCTTGTTTCCATTGAAATAGTAAATACAAGTGAACTCAAGTTGTACAAATAGTGGATGGTATCAAATGTGATGTTTTCTCCACGGAGCTACTTGGACTAATGGATTAAACATTCACAAAATGTGTCATTTTCGGTCCACAGCGCATCAAAATTTTCCAAGGAACGACAGGCTCACAAAGAAGTTCCTCTTTGCTGATAGGAGTACGGCATAAGCCGACAAAGAAATTTTGTTGCTGCTTCTTTTGTTGATGCAGTTGCCAGATGGAGCTGCATGTTGCTACTCGTAGAACCGTTAATGCTGGTTCTTTGCTTTGGAAAGTGCTGTGCTCTCACCAAGAACCGTTATTTCTCCAGGTCATCCAATGAAGGTTCAACTTCATATGCTTCATGCTAAGCTGCTTATATATGCTATTTTTCTtcagcagcaagccagcaaccaAATTGTTCCCACAACATGTAATCCCTGAAAGCTGCATCAGCTGCCATTGTGTTCTGTTGTTACAGCATCTAGTTTGCCATCTTCCAAAAATTTAAACCATTTCCAGTTTGCGTATAATGTAGCTTCATCATCAAATGGAATTGTTCCTCCTGGAAGGTCAGCATCTAATTTAGCGTTCTTAGAGTCAGCTGGAAGCTGCTCCCGGTACCTCTCTGCCATTTCCTCAGCTTCTGAGAACACTCTCTGAAAACAGCACAAGACAAAAAGGTACTGAGAAATGCAAATACGAGGTAAAATTTGTTATAGAAGATATTGAGTATAGAACAAGATCAAACTTCAAATCAATATCTTACCGCTTTTTCTGAAAGGAATAGACCAGGTGTACTTTCGAGGTCAGATATGCTGTTGTAGCAAAATCAAACTTCAATTCAGTATTCTACCATAACTGATGAAAAAGAAACCTCAATGTAACAGAGTATTCAGTAAACTGGGACAATCAGAACAATTTTTATGTTAACTGACAACAGAATAGATCCAATACAAAGTAAGTCAGTGATTACCTAAGCGCGATTTTATCTGGAACATTTGACTTGACCACCAGAACTTTTACCTCCTCATCTATCTTTAGGATGTCACTTACTGACAAGACACGCCCTCGACTAATATTTGAAATATGCAACAATCCACTGCATATGAGTAATTGaatacaatattattttctttccGTACCATTTTAGCAAAATAAAAGAAGATGATTTTTCTTATTATAGTCCATCGAATAAATGATGCATCAAATATAAAAAGGGCTACACAAACTGCATTGTGAAGGCCCCATGCATACCTTCTGTTTGTCCCAGCTATTCTAACCTGAGCACCATACGGAAAAATCTTGTGAACGATCCCTTGAAGAAGAGTTCCTTCTTTAAGATATGTCATTTCCTGATGATCAAGAATTGAATATATTGGTATATATCCAAGTATCTTGTTGCTATATCTCTGACTATGCTAGTAGCATTTGCAATAAGAAGGAAACAACCTTGCTGTATTCATTTATGCAATACATATAACAGGAAAACTAATCAATGTTTCAGGGGGCATGAAAGTTCAGAGCACGTGGAACTGATTTCAGCATTGAAAATGAAATCTTACGAAATTGATTGGACATGATAATTGGTGACAGAACAATGGCACCAGGCAGAGTTTCAATTGGTCAAGGGCAATGGAGTAGTGAAGCACACCAGGTACTTTCTATACTCAAGATTTAATTTGTGCCACCATATTAGATCGTACCTAATTTCTAATATGTAGTACCCTAGtacttataacaaaaaaaatacagatttaTATCTGTACAGTTACAAACAAAACATATAGATAATATGCCAGGGCACTAACCCATGCTTTCTTTTCACTAATTATCAGGTCATTAGTTTCTTCATTAAGCCTTGTAATGCACACACGCATGCTGCAACCAACCTGCGAGAACAAGCAATCGGTTACTTCAACCCAGACAAACTAAGATGTGTGAGTTTAACTTAATACAccatgcaggcatgcagcacTTCATGTATGAGTAATGCATAGTAACAAAGCATTAGAAGGTAATAACATTTTGCACAATGACGAGCAGTAAACCGTCGTAAGTTCATTTACTTTGTTTTTCAAGTCTGTGAACGTATTTATCCTGTCCATGAGCTCAAACTTAGGAAGGAATGCTCTCAGCCCCTGAAAAATGAAGTCGATATAAAAGTTAGTTTGTTCAAACGAAAACACCACGTCTCTTGAAGATTAGAGAGAGCAAGTCAGCAACAAAGGCATCCCGTCCTTGCCTCAATTCTTGTGAGGAGGCCCCCGGTGTTCCACTCGTATATTTTGACCTCAATTGGCTCGTCAAGCTGCATAACCTGCCTGACAAAACATACAAATTACCGCATCAGTTTGCAATCCCCAATAATTTCCCAGAGCCGTGTACATGTATGCTgcggagatttgaactcagcaACAGCAATGTCGAATGGAAGAAGGGGTACAGTGACGATGACTCAACCTGCCTGGCGCGGTGCCATGCGAGGCGGCGGAAGAGTCGCCTCGCCGACAGCAGCGGCCGGCCGCTCAGCGTGCGGCCGAGCACCTCCGCGAACACCACCGTGCCGGGCGGCACCAGCGTCCTGCCCCCGCCGCGCTCCCCCGGCTTCCGGTCCCCCTCGCCCGCGGCGGGGCTCGCCACGACACCCACGCTCCCCGGCCGAGGCGGAGCCGCCTCAGCGAAGGCCGGGAGGTCGGCGCGGTAGAGCGGGAGGAGCTCCTTGGCGAGGAGCGTGGCGAGGCGGTCGGCGCCCACGGCGACGTCGAGGCGGGCCTCGGTGCCGGAGACCACCACCCCGACGGCGAAGTCCCCCGGCCTGGGGTCGTACCTCCCGCCGGATCCCGCGCCGTCCTCGTCAGGCGGGGCGTTGAGGCTGCGGACGAACCCGGCGGACATCGCGTCGtcgaggtggcggcgagcgggccTCGCCAGCGCCGCATGCCGCCTCTGGCTCCGTCCAGCCCTTGCCAAGGCTCGCACACGCCGCGGCTGCGAGGGTGAAGGCGAGACGGGGAAGAGGAGActgcgtggcgccgccgccaccgccatcgccggcggcatcTTCGCCAGTGGTGAGCGGCCGTCGCGGCGTCGAGGAGGTTACTTTATCCGATtattattaataattaataataatatcatTTTCATCCAAAAAATTCCCAAACACGTCCCCATCactcgctgacatgtgggtccgggccccgcatgtcagtgTCAGCACAAAGCTGGGCCGGATTTTCTGCGGCCCATCAGGATCGGCTTGAAGCCCAGACCCATcaaagggaaggaggaggcggaggcgaatCTCCTCAATCCGTGGGCGTCTGCGCgtcgtctccgtctccgtctccggcgagcaaaggcggcgaggagagagagaagaggggggaggggaggggagggggatggGGTACCTGTGGAGGGTGCGGCTGTCGTCGTTCCTGGTcggcacggcgacggcgtcggcggcggggttcTTCTTCATCTACAAGGACCAcctcctcgcgcgcgccgccatcgcccgccAGGTGAGGGGCCGATCCGATGTCGCACCTCCTCTAGCCGCTAGCGAGTTAATCGATCCCCATTTCGATTCCACGACTCCGGTTAGGTTTGCCGATGGCATGGCCACGAACGGCGATCTGGTAGTGCCAGTTGTGGTAGGTTTGGTAAATGGTAGTAACAATTAGGTTTTCTTGTGCTTCTTCTCCCGTAGCCCTTGACCAAAATGCGACACTTTTACTGGTACTCAATAATCGGGATGAACGAATTGCGAGCATGGTAAAATGGTGAGGGTTTGTGCCATGATTTGTCTGTAATTTTGTATGACTATATCCACGAGCTAGAGGAAATTGTGTAGGCTTCTGAGGAAGTTAATTTGAGGGAGATCATAAAAAAGTTGCTATGGAATGTAATGGATGGATTATCATAGTTTCATGTTAGTATCCGTAGTTGGCGCCTTGGAAGAGTAATATCCAATAGATTTTCGTTCCCTTCTTTTGGAACAAGTGAGATATCCGCATTTTGCTCTGAAGATTTCACATTTACTGTACAATTTATGTTAGGTTATGGTCTATGTTCTTTATATTGCAATGTAGCTAAGCTATATAgtgtacacttgttcttttatAATGTTGTTGTTATTGTGATATTGTTTCACTACTTAGCCAGGCATTATGTTTTCTAAATTTCATCAACAACAATGATTCCGTATGGGGTACAGTTGGTGCAAGCAATTCAGTGCACTATTATGTGGAACATAACATTTTACTATGCTAATGTTTGCATAATCTGATTTCTGATTGTAACACCATATATGTTGCTCAAACCATTATATGAGTTGGTGCATTGGATCTGTtaattgaaaaaacttatcgtGTGGGGTGCTATGAATTGTAACAAGGGTTAGCTCCACAGAGGGAACTCATGACAAGGCTCTACTTTAGTTTGGCAATGGCAACTGAACCTTGACTTCTGTGTTTGCTCTTGGTTGTGGTTCATTAGGTGTTAAAATAACTATGTTAGCTAACCTTAACTCAGCTGGTTTCGTTTAACCTAGATTTTTGTGTTTGGCAACTAACCTAATTAACACACTGTTGTTTGGCTAAATTGGTCGGTTAATTGGATTAGCAGTAGAACAAGTGGTGGATAACTTTATTCCTATGTTAAGCGGTTTAGGAAGCTTTTTGGATTAAACTGTCCCTTCTTAAGCCATTGGCACCTGCCATATTAAAGATCTAATCCATCTCCTAACCCTGTACCATACGCAGCTGGCAGCCTAACAAATTGGTCATGGTTTGTGGACTTTATTCTGGGGGGATGGTCCTGCTTCTGTTGATGTTTCTAGTTCCATTGTTCATAATGTCGCATTCATACGATGAATTCACTATCTGTTCCTTTATAACTATGTTGCTGCTTGTGAGGAATTGGACTTTGAACGATATATGGGTACTTTAGCAGAACacatttttagagtaaattgcattctGCACTAGATAGAACACATCATGTTTCACTTTGCACCAAGTTTAGCACATACTTTCACTTTACACCCGGGTGTATTGAAATAAGTTTCACTTAAAAAGATACATCATCAaacctgtaaaaaaaaatcatgaaatttcATAAAATCTGAATGAAACTTCATGAAACATGGTTTAAACTTTATAAGTTTCACtcatattttacaatattttccTTCAATTATATGCTACAATCTAGTGTAAAGTGAAACTTACTTCAATATACTTTTGGTGTATGCTGTATAGTGAAATTATACATTGAACATAGTGCAAAGTGAAACAAGATAACTCTACCGAGTGCAAAGTATAATCTACTCTTTTTTATCTGAACAAACAGAAAGCATTTGAACAATAGCTAAGCTTTGATATACTTGCAGGTGGAGGACATCAAGGAAACTTCTGAAAAGCACTATGAATCCCTAAATCAGCGGGTCTCAGCGTTGGAAAGCAGAAATGAATTGGGAGATACTAAAGCGGCGTCTGATTAGTTCTGGCGTTCTGCTAGTTGGGTTGGGTGTTTTTGTCTGCTGCATGTGTAGATGCAGCATTTAAGATGTACCATTTTGTTGTTGAAATTGCTATAAACCCTCAATTGGAGCTGTGTTACACTGTTGCACAGTTCATCTACATGAAATGGACACAgatcaaataaatcaattttggTGGCTAACCAGCCAGcttttcttattattattttatgcTCTCAGATGTGTGTGATctgaattccttttttttttcatctcgtTTGCTGTAACTAAGACCCTCCACGCCTGTTAGTCTGTATGTCATTTTTGAGAGTTTCCCTGTTTATCCTGTGGAGTGTGGACTTTACTCATGCATTGGTGACTGCTGAGCATATAGTGGGTGTTGCCATGAACTTTGTGTCCCAtcagtattttattttacagGTGAAATTGATAATTGCAAGTCGCTTTTTTCAGCGTGATTATATCTTTTAACAGCCAGTTACCGCCGATCATATAGAGTTAATGTCTTACTGTTTCTGATGAAACCTGTGTTAGTATCCAGCTTTTGGGTGGGTGGCTGCTGCAACATCGATGTCACTATGCCAGCAGCATGGTGGAGGGCATCAACTGATCATCTTGGTGGTTGGCAATGGTCATAGGATGAAATTGTCTTCAAGGGCTTCATGATTATTGTATGCAAACCTATTCTGTCATCTGGTGAGATGCCATCCATAGTGCAAACTTACCTGAAGTCTCTGCCTTGACATTTACAGGTGCGGTTGAATATAAATCTCTATATTTTCTTATCTCATTTAGGTTTGGATAGGTGTTTGACTACTAATTCATAGACCTAACACCATTTATCTCATCTAGGTTTGGATAGGTGTTTGACTACTAATTCATAGACCTAACACCATCCACCTTGTAAATGCTAACCATTACAGGACACTCCAGAGGCAAAGACTTCATACAGGATCACAGGACTTCAGAGGCAAGAGACAGTGACAACCAGAGTGATTTCATCAGCCATGTCATCATCCATGATCCATTCGTCTTTAGACAATTGTTTTTCGATCAAGTGGACAACACAGTGAATTGGTGATGTTGTCATCTTgtttatgcttttttttttcctcacctGTGTTTGGTCCTTTGCAGATATCACAATAGGAGTACCAAGCAGAGATGCTCGGTCCCAGATCGAAGATCCAAGACCGGATGGCTGGGCTGTTCACCAGGCAGGCTGCCGAGTACGCCGCGGCGCGGCCGGTCTACCCCAAGGACCTGTTCGTCAAGCTCGCGTCGCTCACCGCCCACCACCGCGTCGCCTGGGACGTCGGCACCGGCAATGGCCAGGCCGCCATCGGCGTAAGCACTCCAATTCTCCAGCTTTCTCTAGGATGCCTTCACAAAGCCTGTGCCTACCTAACGTTGACATTTACCGGCATCCCATCCGGGTTGCTGTTTGCAAGGTCGCGGAGCACTACGACAGCGTGGTGGCGACGGACGTGAGCGCGGAGCAGCTGCGGCGCGCCGTGCCGCACCCGAAGGTCCGGTACCTCCACACCCCCGACGCCggtgccgacgacgacgacctcgtcgcggcgctcggcggcgaggGCTGCGTCGACCTCATCACGGTGGCCGAGGCGGCGCACTGGTTCGACCTCCCGGCGTTCtacggcgccgcgcggcggctcCTGCGGAAGCCCGGCGGCGTGATCGCGGTCTGGGGGTACAACTACCGCGTCAGCCCCGTGGAGGACATGATGTCCCGCTTCCTCCACACCACCCTGCCCTACTGGGACTCCAGAGCTCGGTACATTACCACTTGAACACAGCACACATTGCAATTTTACAATCTTGCAAGCAAGCAGCCAAGCACCATCCATGGCGAAAAGAAAGCTTGACGTGCTGCTCTTGCAGGTACGTGATCGACGGGTACCGGGACCTGCCGTTCCCGTTCGACGGCGTCGGCCTCGGGAAGGAGGGCGAGCCGGCGGGCTTCGACATGGAGCACGAGATGGCGTTCCCGGGCCTCGTCCGAATGCTGAGGTCGtggtcggcggtggcgacggcgaggcagcgGGGCGTGGACCTGCTGGACGAGCGCGTGGTGAGGCGGCTGGAGGAAGAGTGGGGTGGCGCGTCGCTGGTCCGCAAGGTCACCTTCAAGGCGTTCCTGCTTGCCGGCACCGTCAGGGCCGACGACCCTGCTTGATCGAGCGAGTGACTGTGTGGGAAGTATATATGGAGTCGAATGCTCATGTGAAAAATGGTGTATTGTACTCCTATACTGTTTGTTTTGTTTAGATGGAGAGTATTACGTGAAAGGCTATTCATCCCAAGTCAGCCCCTCGTTTTTTTACGTCGTCCGAAAGATCACAAAaggaatttgaaaaaaaaaaagaagatagaaGGAGAAGAATTTGTGAACTGCTGCAGCTTGCAGTGAATTCGTGGTGCAGCAGCCACAACAGCTGCAGcttgttaatttgttattgCTGCCGAACAGAAACCTATACAAGCCCTGGGAGGCCCAGAACTGTGGGCCCATAAAAAGCCCAAAAAGAGCCTGTAAGGTGGGCCCGCTCCGAGGAAACAAATCTCAACCCGTACACGTACGCGTCTGCGAAATTAATCCCCTCCCCTTCCGTTTATAACCTCCGCCTCCCatggcctcctcttcctcctcctccgcctcatcTCATGCCTCACTCGCCTagaacccctcctcctcctcccgatctcCGAGGCAATCCTCCTCGAATTCCCCGCGCCCCGATCTCCCCCTGacgccaccctcctcctccgccccggATCGCCCCGCCCGATCTCGCCGCGGGGTCGAATTTCCCCTTCTCTTGTCTCCGATCAGGGCCGCCTCGATCgaaggcggcgccgcgccgacCATCCCACCTTGTTTGGTTGTAATTTCTTCTTGTCGCTTGAGGAGGGgggcgtggcggcgggggagagcGCGTGAGCGGGCGGGAGATGGGGGCGCCGAAGCAGAggtggacggcggaggaggaggccgcgctcAAGGCCGGCGTGGCGAAGCACGGGACGGGGAAGTGGAGGACCATCCTCCGCGACCCGGAATTCACCGCGCTCCTGCGGCTGAGATCCAATGTTGACCTCAAGGTGCGTTGCCCGCCGATCGGATCGGCCCTAAAATTTCGCGTGAACTGGTTTGGTTGATGCTTAGGATGATTAGTACCACGacttttgtttttgtcttttgGCGATCGGATGGTGGGCGTTGCTTCCCCTGGTAGTTTTAGGTCAGAATTTAGAGGGGTTTCCGATGATATTGGGTGAATTGATGGACTAGTTGATATATCTTCTACTGTTTTGGACAGATTAACATGACTAGAGGAGTAATCTCTCTACTATTCAATggaggagagggtgatttttaacTTGATGTTTATAAATAGTATCGTTGCAGATAAAGGCATTTTCTCTATATGAAGATAAAGGCATTTTCTGTTAGGTTTGAGGTGATTACTTGGGAAGTCTCTTCCATTAGAATTTTATGATCTTCGTTGGGAAACAGATAGCTAGGAGTGTTGATATGAACTTGAAATGTGTCTGGAGGGATATTGCTCAAGTTTTCTAGAGCTACCTTGTTAGCAACAATTCTGTAGTTGATTTGATGCTAATTGTTTTAGACCATTGTATTGAGTTCCAGAAACTTTGTTTCGACGTGTCACTTTGAGTACAAATAATTCTTATTGTGATTGTTATGGTTTGGTTTTTGTAGGATAAGTGGCGCAACTTGAGTGTCACTGCTGGAGGATATGGGTCAAGAGAGAGGGCAAGGGTAGCTTTGAAGGGAGGCAAGCGAGGGCCTAAGGCCCTTGCTGAACCGATGGATGCCGACGAAAAGAACCCTGACATTGATGATAATGCAATCATTGATGCACAACCGTTGGCAGTGGTTGTTGAGCCCATGCAACTTGAGAGTACTCCAGAGAAAGAGAAATCAGTTGCTAGGTTAGTGTGTAGCAATATGCCACAGTTGCAATTCAACTCTGTTCTTTACCTGTGTGGTTCTTGGTGTCcaggtttggtttggtttggtcaTATTTCATGCCAGTGTCATGGAATGTTAATTGCTATTTGCATGGTAGGATCTTCATAAGTGTGATTTGCTGGCAGTTCTAAATTGGTTAGTCATTATAATTTCACATTGTTTCAAATCATACTAGTGTAGCTCGCGTGCTTTGCAGAAAACTGCTTTAGTGTTTCATATGTGATCTAACATGGCAAATCTTGATATAAATCCTTCTGTGTTGCATCTGTAAAAACTCATATTTTTCTTCTATTGTTACCAAATTGATGGTATTGCAGTTATAAGAATGATTTTTACATGGAAAGAAAGGAAACCTAAATGGTCAGCATAAATACTGTGCAAATATGAATCCATGTTCACATGGAAGTCGGATTATCCCTCGCATTGCAGTTGGGATTGTTGGACTGTTGTGTTTCCAAGTTCTAGCAAAAGCAATAATAAGTTAATGTAGATTAAAATAAGctaagatatataattttactgTGTCTACATGACTCACATAACGGCAATATATTGCAGTTGAGCATGTTTAGGAAACCTATATTTAGGTCATTATTTAACTTTACGTGTGCTCATATCTTAGATTCATATTCAATACTGCATAGCAGTTTATTTGTCCTTTATATGCTGGCATGATGCCGAAGTAGATTTGAAACCAACCTCtcaattttctaaaaaagtagtcattaattagttttgtttgctttctTCATGATATTCTTGCAGCAATTACATAATTGTTTGTATACTTATGACTCTCTGAGTTTTTCTTTGATACAAAATTGAGTAATACGTCTGTTCCAAATAACTTAGACTCACATTGTTTTATTCATCGTATTTCACTACTGCTTCTCATCAGAGCTTTCtaaatgttttttattttgtattaataTCCTTTTGCAGGCTTGATGACCTTATTTTAGAAGCTATAAAGAAGCTTAAGGAACCGTCTGGGTCTAATAGAACAACGATTTCTTCATACATTGAGGTGTTCCCTATGAAAATCCCATGTTCTATTTATTACCTTACCAGTATTGTTCATTATTTTGCCGCATATCAATTGTCTTCGAGAGTTTCTGTTCATTTGATTCTTGCTATGAGGATATGAGGCATTACTaccatttttcttttagaaCAGATATACTCTTCATTACTGATTTCACATATGATTCTAAAGAGATTCGTGTGTATGCTCAGGAGCAATACTGGCCACCTGAAGATTTTCAACGATTACTTTCTACAAAATTGAAAGCATTGGTTGCTACTGGAAAATTAATCAAGGTTTCTCTCATGCTGTCTATATACAAAAAGTACACATTAAGTTGGGTACTATTTTAACTGTGGTTTATTGGTTGTAGGTGAATCAAAAGTACAGGATTGCACCAAGTTCGAACTCTTCAGGTGGAAAGAGCA
Proteins encoded in this window:
- the LOC127763499 gene encoding uncharacterized protein LOC127763499 encodes the protein MLGPRSKIQDRMAGLFTRQAAEYAAARPVYPKDLFVKLASLTAHHRVAWDVGTGNGQAAIGVAEHYDSVVATDVSAEQLRRAVPHPKVRYLHTPDAGADDDDLVAALGGEGCVDLITVAEAAHWFDLPAFYGAARRLLRKPGGVIAVWGYNYRVSPVEDMMSRFLHTTLPYWDSRARYVIDGYRDLPFPFDGVGLGKEGEPAGFDMEHEMAFPGLVRMLRSWSAVATARQRGVDLLDERVVRRLEEEWGGASLVRKVTFKAFLLAGTVRADDPA
- the LOC127763481 gene encoding protein PIGMENT DEFECTIVE 338, chloroplastic-like is translated as MPPAMAVAAAPRSLLFPVSPSPSQPRRVRALARAGRSQRRHAALARPARRHLDDAMSAGFVRSLNAPPDEDGAGSGGRYDPRPGDFAVGVVVSGTEARLDVAVGADRLATLLAKELLPLYRADLPAFAEAAPPRPGSVGVVASPAAGEGDRKPGERGGGRTLVPPGTVVFAEVLGRTLSGRPLLSARRLFRRLAWHRARQVMQLDEPIEVKIYEWNTGGLLTRIEGLRAFLPKFELMDRINTFTDLKNKVGCSMRVCITRLNEETNDLIISEKKAWEMTYLKEGTLLQGIVHKIFPYGAQVRIAGTNRSGLLHISNISRGRVLSVSDILKIDEEVKVLVVKSNVPDKIALSISDLESTPGLFLSEKARVFSEAEEMAERYREQLPADSKNAKLDADLPGGTIPFDDEATLYANWKWFKFLEDGKLDAVTTEHNGS
- the LOC127763509 gene encoding uncharacterized protein LOC127763509, whose translation is MGYLWRVRLSSFLVGTATASAAGFFFIYKDHLLARAAIARQVEDIKETSEKHYESLNQRVSALESRNELGDTKAASD
- the LOC127763491 gene encoding single myb histone 2-like, translated to MGAPKQRWTAEEEAALKAGVAKHGTGKWRTILRDPEFTALLRLRSNVDLKDKWRNLSVTAGGYGSRERARVALKGGKRGPKALAEPMDADEKNPDIDDNAIIDAQPLAVVVEPMQLESTPEKEKSVARLDDLILEAIKKLKEPSGSNRTTISSYIEEQYWPPEDFQRLLSTKLKALVATGKLIKVNQKYRIAPSSNSSGGKSIKVYSTGEMNIENNNVRQLSKPQVDAELDKMKSMSKEEAAAFAARAVAEAEAAIAEAEEAARAAEAAEAEADAAKAFLDAVVTTMQNRNHASATLRAC